The segment CCGCGTAGTGGACGACGCCGATCAGGCCTACGTAGACGCCCATGAGGACGACGAGCACCACCACCCGTCGGGACTCGTCGCTGCCCGCCATCTCCCGGGTCCGCGTCACGATCCCGCGGAGTGCGCCTCGCCACACCGCGCGCACGACGAGGACGAGGCTGAGCGCGGCGATGACGGCGCAGGCGAGGAACGGGGTGAGTCCGGGGCTCGTGAGCAGGCCGAGGTCACCGCGTCGGGGCATCGTCCACGCCTGGCTTCCCGCCCACGCACACCGCGACCAGGCCGAGCCCGAGTCCGAGGTCGCCCACCGACCTGGTCGGTGTCCGTTCCTCCGCGACCGTCGCCGGTTCCGGCGCGGTCACCGCAGTGCCTCCGGCCACGGCGCGGCGTTCTCGGCTCGTTCGTGCGGAGGCCAGACGAAGTCCTCGATCTCGGGGATGTCAAGGTCCGCCGGGTTCTGCTCCGTCAGGCCCAGGGTGTCCAACGCCCAGGACCGGCTTGCCTCCACCCGCGCCATGGCCTCGTCGGACTCGGGACCGACGGTGAAGTCGACGACTCCCCCGAGGTCGCTCTCGTAGAGGTCGACGAAGCCGTCCTGTTCGGTGGCGTTCCGCACCGACTCGGCCAGCCGTTCCACGATCTCGGGGTCGGTGTCCCGGGGCACGTAGATCCCGAACCAGGGGTTGATCGCCACCTGCTCGACGAGGTCGGGGTAGGACTCCGTAATCGGCGGGATCTCGGTTCCGGCGAACTCCACCACGTCCTCGAACAGGTTGACGATGGGGCGCACGTCCCCGGACTCGGCCATGGCCACCACGTCGCCCTGGGTCACGGAGATGAAGTCGACCTCGCCCGCGGCGAGGTAGCGGGCGGCCTCGCTCCCGCCGTCATAGGGGATGTGTTCGGCCTCGGTTCCGGTCTCCTCGGTGAGCAGTTCACCGAAGATGTGGCCGTTGCTGCCGGGCCCGGGCGTGCCGTACCGCATCGAGGAATCCTCCTCCATCGCGGCGACGAGGTCCTCCACGGTCTCCACGTCGCTGTCACCGGCCACGTAGATGGTGGTGGGCGAGGGGCCGGCGAGCAGCGCGTAGAAGTCCTCCCAGGACACGTCGGACTGGTCCATGACACGCCACATACCCGCCGTGCTGGCCCCACCGAAGATCGAGTAGCCGTCGGCGCGGTCGTTGGCGACCTGTGAGGCTCCCACCCCGCCGGTCGCGCCCTCCACGTTGGTGACCTGGACGGCGACTCCGAGGTCGTCCTCCATCTCCGTGGCCAGGCCCCGGCTGACCAGGTCGGAGCTACCGCCCGCGGACCACCCGACGGTGAGCTCGACGGGTCGGGCGGGATAGGCGTCGGCGCCCGTCCCGCCACTGGCGCAACCGGCCAGGCCCAGGACGGTGACCATCGCGACGACGCCGACGGGCAGCGCCACGCGGCGGGGGAATCGGTGGGTGGGGCGCATGATTGTCTTCCTTTCCTCGCTCACCGCACGTCACGGCCTGACCGCCTCGCGCACGACCCGGACGTTGTCACTGGCCTGGTCGACGATGGAGTTGACGTCGCTGCCGACCGAGCACATGGTGATGCCGTCGTGGATGAGTTCGATGGCCATGCGTGGGTCGAAGACGTGGATGGCCGCGACGAGACCCCGCTCGCGCGCGGCGGCGATGACCCTGCGGTAGGCCCGGCGCAGCTCGTCGTGGGTGACGTCCGCGGGCAGGCCCAGGTCGACGGAGAGGTCGAACGGCCCGATGAGGAACCCGCCGAGGCCCTCGACCGCGGCCAGGGCGTCGACGTTGTCGACGGCGCGGGCCGTCTCGATCTGGACCAGCAACAGCGTCTCGCGGTCGGCCGCGCGCATGTACTCGGCGGCGGGGCCGGGAGCGTAGTCGCTGTGGGCGCGACGGAGGGCGACGCCGCGTCGCCCGCGGGGAGGGTAGAGGCCGTGGGCCACGACCTCCTCGACCTGCTCCACCTCCTCCACCTGGGGGACGACGAGTCCGGCGGCGCCGGCGTCGAGCGGTTTGAGGATGGTCTCGCGGCGGATCTCCGGGACCCGCACCAGGGGCGCCACGCCCCGGCCGCGCGCCACCGCGATGAGTCCGGCCATCTGGGAGTAGTCGTAGGTCCCGTGTTCCATGTCGATGATGAAGAAGTCGAAGCCGGCCGTGGCCACCATGACCGCGGTGTTGGGGTTGGCGACTTCGGAGATCATGGTCCCGAGGACCGTCTCTCCCTCGTCGACCCGTTGACGGAACGACATACGTTTCCTCCTCGTGTCAGCGCGTGGTGCTGGACGCTCGGGGTGGCTGGGTCAGTCCGGACGGACGGGGGCGGCGGTGGGGTCGAGCGGGCGGTCGTCGAGCACGGCGGTGATCCCGTGGGCCGCGTGCAGGGACATCCGGCGCAGCGCCGCGGCCGTGTGCGCCGCGGTGTGTGGGGTGAGCACGACGGTGTCGAGGTCGAGCAGGAGCGAATCGTCCGGGGGTGGCTCCACGGCGTAGACGTCGAGGCCGGCACCACCGATCCGGCCGGCGCGGAGCCGTTCGACGAGCGCGGGTTCCTCCAGCACCCCGCCGCGCGCGGCGTTGACGACGACGGCCCCGTTGGCGAGCAGGTCGAGTTCCGTGGGCCCGATGAGCCCTCGGGTGTGCTCGGTCAGGGGAACGTGCAGGGTGAGTGCGTGTGCGCCGCGCAACGCGTCGGTGAGCGTCGCCGCGCGGGTGACGCCGGGCGGGGTCGTGGTGGCGGCTTCGGGCATGTCGTGGCCGCGCACGTTCATCCCCATGGCCTGGGCGATGGTGGCGACCCGCCGGCCGACCCGCCCCAAGCCGATCACCGCGAGCGTGCTGTCGGCGAGCTCCAGCCCCGCCAGTCCGTCCCGCTCGAGGAACCGTCCGGAGCGGACGGCGTGGCTGGCCTGGGGGAACCGCCGTGCCGCCGCGACGAGCAGACCGATGGTGTGCTCGGCGACGGACGCGCTGTTGGCCTCGGGGGTGACGAGGACGAGCACCCCCCGCTCGGCGGCCGTCCGCACGTCGATGGCGTCGGTGCCCACCCCGTGTCGGGCGATGACCCGCAGGTGGGGGGCCGCGTCGATCCGGGTGGCGTCGAACGTCCCGGTACGCACCAGGACGCCGGTCACGTTCGCGCACACGGCGTCGAACGGGGTCGCGTCCGGCCCGTAGCCGAGGGCGACCGGGCCGTGGCGGCGAAGGTGGTCCACGGCGTCGGGGTGGACGGGGTCGTCCACGTAGACGAGGCCGGGGACTCCTCCGGCGGTCACCGCTCCACCCCGTCGGAGACCATCTCGGCCGGCGGCGGCAGCGGGCACGCGACGTCGGCGGCGAGCCGTTCCAGGGCCGCGAAGATGTCGTCCGGATAGTCGATGCCGTGCTCGTCGCGCCGGCGCGCGACCTCCGCCTCGCGCTCCCCCGGCAGCAGGACACGCTCGGCTCCGTCGGCGAGCGGGGTGGCCCGCATTGTCGCGGCCAGCGCCTCGATCCGGTCGGCGAACCCGGTCGGGTCGCCGAACGCGGAGACGTCCAGGGCGATACAGGTGTGGCTGGCGTCCACCGGTCCGTCCTGGTCGAGGCGTTTGACGTCGATCCCGGGCGCCCCTCCACCGAGGACGCTGGTGAGCAGATCGACGACGAGCGCCAGACCGTACCCCTTGTGGTCGGCGACCGGCCGCAACAGACCGCCCCCGGCGAGGACCTCATGGGGGTCGGTGGTCGGTCGGCCGCGCCGGTCCGCGCCCCAGGAGTCGGGGATGGACTCCCCTCGGCGCGCGGCGAGCATGACGCGTCCCGCGGCGACGGCGCTCATCGCGATGTCCAGGACGATCGGGAACTCGGAGAAGGGGACGGCGACGGCGATCGGGTTGTTTCCGACCCGGCGTTCTCGACCGCCGGT is part of the Spiractinospora alimapuensis genome and harbors:
- a CDS encoding NAD(P)-dependent oxidoreductase, which produces MTAGGVPGLVYVDDPVHPDAVDHLRRHGPVALGYGPDATPFDAVCANVTGVLVRTGTFDATRIDAAPHLRVIARHGVGTDAIDVRTAAERGVLVLVTPEANSASVAEHTIGLLVAAARRFPQASHAVRSGRFLERDGLAGLELADSTLAVIGLGRVGRRVATIAQAMGMNVRGHDMPEAATTTPPGVTRAATLTDALRGAHALTLHVPLTEHTRGLIGPTELDLLANGAVVVNAARGGVLEEPALVERLRAGRIGGAGLDVYAVEPPPDDSLLLDLDTVVLTPHTAAHTAAALRRMSLHAAHGITAVLDDRPLDPTAAPVRPD
- a CDS encoding Ldh family oxidoreductase; its protein translation is MSQRVAPRSVAAMHSFVTTILRSHGAPPTTADPVARHMLWADRRGTETHGLVRLPAYVERVRRGTLDPTARPHVEARHGAVTTVDANHGFGHAAADYAMNHALERSRSDGVGVTTVRRSGHFGAAGAYAAMAATQGAVGIAMTNAAPLMAPTGGRERRVGNNPIAVAVPFSEFPIVLDIAMSAVAAGRVMLAARRGESIPDSWGADRRGRPTTDPHEVLAGGGLLRPVADHKGYGLALVVDLLTSVLGGGAPGIDVKRLDQDGPVDASHTCIALDVSAFGDPTGFADRIEALAATMRATPLADGAERVLLPGEREAEVARRRDEHGIDYPDDIFAALERLAADVACPLPPPAEMVSDGVER
- a CDS encoding HpcH/HpaI aldolase family protein, encoding MSFRQRVDEGETVLGTMISEVANPNTAVMVATAGFDFFIIDMEHGTYDYSQMAGLIAVARGRGVAPLVRVPEIRRETILKPLDAGAAGLVVPQVEEVEQVEEVVAHGLYPPRGRRGVALRRAHSDYAPGPAAEYMRAADRETLLLVQIETARAVDNVDALAAVEGLGGFLIGPFDLSVDLGLPADVTHDELRRAYRRVIAAARERGLVAAIHVFDPRMAIELIHDGITMCSVGSDVNSIVDQASDNVRVVREAVRP
- a CDS encoding tripartite tricarboxylate transporter TctB family protein — translated: MPRRGDLGLLTSPGLTPFLACAVIAALSLVLVVRAVWRGALRGIVTRTREMAGSDESRRVVVLVVLMGVYVGLIGVVHYAVVTTAFLLASFLFVRAGGWATVVVATVVGVGLTAFVIPYAFTMPLP
- a CDS encoding Bug family tripartite tricarboxylate transporter substrate binding protein; protein product: MRPTHRFPRRVALPVGVVAMVTVLGLAGCASGGTGADAYPARPVELTVGWSAGGSSDLVSRGLATEMEDDLGVAVQVTNVEGATGGVGASQVANDRADGYSIFGGASTAGMWRVMDQSDVSWEDFYALLAGPSPTTIYVAGDSDVETVEDLVAAMEEDSSMRYGTPGPGSNGHIFGELLTEETGTEAEHIPYDGGSEAARYLAAGEVDFISVTQGDVVAMAESGDVRPIVNLFEDVVEFAGTEIPPITESYPDLVEQVAINPWFGIYVPRDTDPEIVERLAESVRNATEQDGFVDLYESDLGGVVDFTVGPESDEAMARVEASRSWALDTLGLTEQNPADLDIPEIEDFVWPPHERAENAAPWPEALR